One genomic window of Roseateles sp. DAIF2 includes the following:
- a CDS encoding DUF3467 domain-containing protein: MDTTTNNTTPATPNIVWDDSQMQTSYANVCNVLGTREEIMLLFGANQAWQTQLAEVKVALSNRIVLNPYAAKRLMTLLELGLREYESRYGELKL; the protein is encoded by the coding sequence ATGGATACCACCACCAACAACACCACGCCGGCCACGCCCAATATCGTCTGGGACGACAGCCAGATGCAGACCAGCTACGCCAATGTCTGCAATGTGCTGGGCACCCGCGAGGAAATCATGCTGCTGTTCGGAGCCAACCAGGCCTGGCAGACCCAGCTGGCCGAGGTCAAGGTCGCCCTCTCCAACCGCATCGTGCTGAACCCCTATGCCGCCAAGCGCCTGATGACCCTGCTGGAGCTGGGCCTGCGCGAATACGAGAGCCGCTACGGCGAACTGAAGCTCTGA
- a CDS encoding HlyD family efflux transporter periplasmic adaptor subunit, with translation MLSAATPLPATLWQALLDADPLRDGAAFHGAWLQAMVQGLAAGGASVAEAVLVLDGRHLGPQGQPGELRPAAAWPLQQPCSPALATLCEEALAQRGPLQRALAGGSALLALPLLQHQQLQGVVGVQFLGAQVPRQALDWLRWGLGWLLGGNGRGEEDALRERMLLALELMTAVIAEPDWRAACNLAVTETAHRLGCDRVSLGLAKGGRLRLQALSNAADFSARLDLAQALEAAMDEASDQGLALAVQDGAPAPGQDGGAVLREQLALTRGFGTGSALSVPFMLDERRHGVMLFEWPAGAAMPALAQQMALGLPPLLGRLLLDKRHAQRAWPLRLRDALAEQAAKLFGPRHALRKLLLLGLAGLAACLATATGPYRIAANAALEGGVRRVVAAPFDGFVASSLVRAGQVVRQGELLATLDDRDLRLESEKWASQQTQYAKQAQEAQAQHSLAQIQISLAQIRQAASQRRLSEAMLARSAIRAPLDGLVVSGDLSQSLGAALKKGQTLFEISPLDSYRLILQVDETDIDAIAIGQRGQLMLTALPGESFAFTVRLLTPVAQARDGRNQFRVEAQLEPSAARQALLRPGMEGIAKVEMGERRLVWIWTHRMGDWLRLQAWQWLGL, from the coding sequence ATGCTGAGTGCCGCCACCCCGCTGCCCGCCACCCTGTGGCAGGCCCTGCTCGATGCCGATCCGCTGCGCGATGGCGCCGCCTTCCATGGCGCCTGGCTGCAGGCCATGGTGCAGGGCCTGGCCGCCGGCGGCGCCAGCGTGGCCGAGGCGGTGCTGGTGCTGGACGGCCGCCACCTCGGGCCGCAGGGTCAGCCCGGCGAACTGCGCCCGGCCGCGGCCTGGCCGCTGCAGCAGCCCTGCTCGCCGGCGCTGGCAACCCTGTGCGAGGAGGCGCTGGCGCAGCGCGGCCCGCTGCAGCGCGCGCTGGCCGGCGGCAGCGCGCTGCTGGCCCTGCCCCTGCTGCAGCACCAGCAGTTGCAGGGCGTGGTCGGCGTGCAGTTCCTCGGCGCCCAGGTGCCGCGCCAGGCGCTGGACTGGCTGCGCTGGGGCCTGGGCTGGCTGCTCGGCGGCAACGGCCGCGGCGAGGAGGATGCGCTGCGCGAGCGCATGCTGCTGGCACTGGAGCTGATGACCGCGGTGATCGCCGAGCCCGACTGGCGCGCCGCCTGCAATCTGGCGGTCACCGAAACCGCGCACCGACTCGGCTGCGACCGCGTCTCGCTGGGCCTGGCCAAGGGCGGCCGGCTGCGCCTGCAGGCCCTGTCCAACGCGGCCGATTTCTCGGCCCGGCTGGACCTGGCCCAGGCGCTGGAGGCGGCGATGGACGAGGCCAGCGACCAGGGGCTGGCGCTGGCGGTGCAGGACGGCGCGCCGGCGCCCGGGCAGGACGGCGGCGCGGTGCTGCGCGAGCAACTGGCACTGACGCGCGGCTTCGGCACCGGCAGCGCGCTCTCGGTGCCCTTCATGCTGGATGAGCGGCGCCACGGCGTGATGCTGTTCGAATGGCCGGCCGGTGCCGCGATGCCGGCGCTGGCGCAGCAGATGGCGCTGGGCCTGCCACCCCTGCTGGGCCGGCTGCTGCTGGACAAGCGCCATGCGCAGCGCGCCTGGCCGCTGCGTCTGCGCGACGCGCTGGCCGAGCAGGCCGCCAAGCTGTTCGGCCCGCGCCATGCGCTGCGCAAGCTGCTGCTGCTCGGGCTCGCCGGCCTGGCCGCCTGCCTCGCGACCGCCACCGGCCCCTACCGCATCGCCGCCAACGCGGCGCTGGAGGGCGGGGTGCGGCGCGTCGTCGCCGCGCCCTTCGACGGCTTCGTCGCCAGCTCGCTGGTGCGCGCCGGCCAGGTGGTCCGGCAGGGCGAGCTGCTCGCGACCCTGGACGACCGCGACCTGCGCCTGGAGAGCGAGAAATGGGCCAGCCAGCAGACCCAGTACGCCAAGCAGGCGCAGGAGGCGCAGGCCCAGCACAGCCTGGCGCAGATCCAGATCTCGCTGGCGCAGATCCGCCAGGCCGCCTCGCAGCGCCGCCTCTCGGAGGCGATGCTGGCGCGCAGCGCGATCCGCGCGCCGCTGGATGGGCTGGTCGTCAGCGGCGACCTGTCGCAGAGCCTGGGCGCGGCGCTGAAGAAGGGCCAGACCCTGTTCGAGATCTCGCCGCTGGATTCCTACCGCCTGATCCTGCAGGTCGACGAGACCGACATCGATGCGATCGCGATCGGGCAGCGCGGCCAGCTGATGCTGACCGCCCTGCCCGGCGAGAGCTTCGCCTTCACCGTCCGGCTGCTGACGCCGGTGGCGCAGGCGCGCGACGGCCGCAACCAGTTCCGCGTCGAGGCCCAGCTGGAGCCCTCGGCCGCGCGCCAGGCGCTGTTGCGCCCGGGCATGGAGGGCATCGCCAAGGTCGAGATGGGCGAGCGCCGCCTGGTCTGGATCTGGACCCACCGCATGGGCGACTGGCTGCGTCTGCAGGCCTGGCAATGGCTGGGGCTGTGA
- a CDS encoding PqqD family peptide modification chaperone, whose translation MSSALFSSSWYRVEQMRPALRGQARLVRHTYRGQRWHVLQDLASGRFLRLNEQAWRIVALLDGRRTLAEVWEQACLHLGDAAPTQDEILQLLTQLHQANVLLSDRRPDLDDLEQRRRKLGWARLKQYLGNPLSLKLPLLDPDRLLGVLARLMPRALLPWLGLAWLALVGSGLVGAAMHWQELSADITSRVFTAQNMLLLALAFPVLKAIHELGHGLALKLLGLSCHEMGLMFLVAVPVPYVDASQASALKSKYQRMLVGLAGMMAELAVASLALWLWVLVAPGVGKAFLHQVLIAAGVSTVIFNANPLLRFDGYYVLADWLEIPNLAQKSNQYLGHLINRHLFRVREGLQAPPLTPREAPWLLVYCIASFGYRMLVAVGIVLLVAPRFFFVGVLLALWSAWGTLGSPLLKQLKYLALSPVLQGRRALAWSLSMAFAGAAAAFIALVPLPSWTNAEGVIWMPEASRVRAAHACFGTRVLVTPGLPVRAGTPLLGCSDPELDAQQAQAEAKSAELASRLQHAQSVDRVQAQVVEAELRHARQRLADLEQRRAQLSIASPVDGIFVMPSPQDFPGRFAERGDHLAYVLEPRHYSLLTVVGQGEVDRVRSHTERVELRSVDNIDQLLAARLEREVPAATTQLPSLALALQGGGKIGLDPSAARQEPQALDSLFHFELRLLGEVLPKAVGQRVYVRFVHEPEPLARQWYRPLRQLFLKTFAS comes from the coding sequence ATGAGCTCCGCCCTGTTCTCCTCCTCCTGGTACCGCGTCGAGCAGATGCGCCCGGCGCTGCGCGGCCAGGCGCGCCTGGTGCGCCACACCTACCGCGGCCAGCGCTGGCATGTGCTGCAGGACCTGGCCAGCGGCCGCTTCCTGCGCCTGAACGAGCAGGCCTGGCGCATCGTCGCGCTGCTGGATGGCCGGCGCACGCTGGCCGAGGTCTGGGAACAGGCCTGCCTGCACCTGGGCGATGCGGCGCCGACCCAGGACGAGATCCTGCAGTTGCTGACCCAGCTGCACCAGGCCAATGTGCTGCTGAGCGACCGCCGCCCCGACCTGGACGACCTGGAGCAGCGCCGTCGCAAGCTCGGCTGGGCGCGCCTCAAGCAGTACCTGGGCAACCCGCTCTCGCTCAAGCTGCCGCTGCTGGACCCGGACCGGCTGCTCGGCGTACTGGCGCGCCTGATGCCGCGCGCCCTGCTGCCCTGGCTGGGCCTGGCCTGGCTGGCCCTGGTCGGCTCCGGCCTGGTCGGCGCGGCGATGCATTGGCAGGAGCTCAGCGCCGACATCACCTCGCGCGTCTTCACCGCGCAGAACATGCTGCTGCTGGCGCTGGCCTTCCCGGTGCTGAAGGCGATCCACGAGCTGGGCCATGGTCTGGCGCTGAAACTGCTGGGCCTGAGCTGCCACGAGATGGGGCTGATGTTCCTGGTCGCGGTGCCGGTGCCCTATGTGGACGCCAGCCAGGCCAGCGCGCTGAAGAGCAAGTACCAGCGCATGCTGGTGGGCCTGGCCGGCATGATGGCCGAGCTGGCGGTGGCCTCGCTGGCGCTGTGGCTGTGGGTGCTGGTCGCGCCGGGCGTCGGCAAGGCCTTCCTGCATCAGGTGCTGATCGCCGCCGGCGTCAGCACCGTGATCTTCAATGCCAACCCCTTGCTGCGCTTCGACGGCTACTACGTGCTGGCCGACTGGCTGGAGATCCCGAATCTGGCGCAGAAGTCCAACCAGTACCTGGGCCACCTGATCAACCGCCATCTGTTCCGCGTGCGCGAGGGCCTGCAGGCGCCGCCGCTGACGCCGCGCGAGGCGCCCTGGCTGCTGGTCTACTGCATCGCCTCCTTCGGCTATCGCATGCTGGTCGCGGTGGGCATCGTGCTGCTGGTGGCGCCGCGCTTCTTCTTCGTCGGCGTGCTGCTGGCCCTGTGGTCGGCCTGGGGCACGCTGGGCAGCCCGCTGCTCAAGCAGCTGAAGTACCTGGCCCTCAGCCCGGTGCTGCAGGGCCGGCGCGCGCTGGCCTGGAGCCTGAGTATGGCTTTCGCCGGCGCGGCCGCGGCTTTCATCGCGCTGGTGCCGCTGCCCTCCTGGACCAATGCCGAGGGCGTGATCTGGATGCCCGAGGCCTCGCGGGTGCGTGCCGCCCATGCCTGCTTCGGCACCCGGGTGCTGGTCACGCCGGGCCTGCCGGTGCGCGCCGGCACGCCGCTGCTGGGCTGCAGCGATCCCGAGCTGGACGCGCAGCAGGCCCAGGCCGAGGCCAAGAGCGCCGAGCTGGCCTCGCGCCTGCAGCATGCGCAATCGGTCGACCGCGTCCAGGCGCAGGTGGTCGAGGCCGAGCTGCGCCATGCGCGCCAGCGCCTGGCCGACCTGGAGCAGCGCCGCGCCCAGCTCAGCATCGCGAGCCCGGTCGACGGCATCTTCGTGATGCCCTCGCCGCAGGACTTCCCGGGCCGCTTCGCCGAGCGCGGCGACCACCTGGCCTATGTGCTGGAGCCGCGCCACTACAGCCTGCTGACCGTGGTCGGACAGGGCGAGGTGGACCGGGTGCGCAGCCACACCGAGCGGGTCGAGCTGCGCAGCGTCGACAACATCGACCAGCTGCTCGCCGCGCGGCTGGAGCGCGAGGTGCCGGCCGCCACCACCCAGCTGCCCAGCCTGGCGCTGGCGCTGCAGGGCGGCGGCAAGATCGGCCTGGACCCGAGCGCCGCGCGCCAGGAGCCGCAGGCGCTGGACAGCCTGTTCCATTTCGAGCTGCGCCTGCTCGGCGAGGTCCTGCCCAAGGCGGTCGGTCAGCGCGTCTATGTGCGCTTCGTGCATGAACCCGAGCCGCTGGCCCGGCAGTGGTACCGCCCGCTGCGCCAGCTGTTCCTGAAGACCTTCGCGAGCTGA